GAGGCGAGCGTCTCGGCCACCGGCCGGTCGGCCGGCTCGAACCCGTAGTCGAAGTCGTACGTCTCGGTCGGGTCGAACTCGGCGAGCAACGACTCCCAGGCGGCGTCGTCGACGGTCTCGTGGAGGCCGCGGACCTTCGTCCGGACGCGCACGCGGTCGCCGATCTCGGTCGCGATCTCGGCCTCGATCTGTCGGGCGACGCGGCCGTCGGCGACCGTCCGGAGGTGAGCGGCGCGGTCGGCGCCCTGCTCGCGGAGGCGGGTGTCCAGCCGCCAGGAGCGGGTGACCCCGACCTTGAACGTCTCGGGGGCGAACGCGGCGAGGTAGATGGCGTGCTCCTCGCGACAGGACTCGACGGGCATCGAGCACTCGCCGGTACAGCGCGCGCAGGGCCAGCGGTAGGTGTGGTCGTCGCAGTACGGCGCGCCGTCGCGGGGACAGGACGCGTGCGAGCCGTCGTCGAGCACGCCGGCGCAGTGGCGTTCGTCGAGGGCGTAGGAGAGGTCGGTACCGGGGTCGAGCACCAGGGTCGAGACGGACCCGTCGTCGGCGATCAGCAGCGCTGGCGGGCCGTCGGTCCCCGTCTCGTACCCCACTATCTGCACGCCCGCGGGTTGGCGACCCCCGGATATAGTCGTGGCGCTCCGGCGGTCGGACCGGCTCCCGGCGGGCGGTGTCGACCTGTGGGTCAGGCGAACGGTGGGGCGGGTTTAACTGTCGGGGCGTCGTCGGTTCGCCGTAGCATGGCCGACCTGCAACTCACCAGTCCGGCGTTCGCGGACGGCGCGGCGATCCCCGAACGCTACGGCTACACAGCGGACAACGTCAACCCGCCCTTCGAGATCACCGGCGCGCCC
The window above is part of the Halosimplex rubrum genome. Proteins encoded here:
- a CDS encoding DUF2797 domain-containing protein produces the protein MQIVGYETGTDGPPALLIADDGSVSTLVLDPGTDLSYALDERHCAGVLDDGSHASCPRDGAPYCDDHTYRWPCARCTGECSMPVESCREEHAIYLAAFAPETFKVGVTRSWRLDTRLREQGADRAAHLRTVADGRVARQIEAEIATEIGDRVRVRTKVRGLHETVDDAAWESLLAEFDPTETYDFDYGFEPADRPVAETLASGTVRGVQGRVLVLDNGGSTYAVDMRDLVGYDVTAGDSDRNLQSSLGAFG